One window from the genome of Candidatus Binatia bacterium encodes:
- the nuoB gene encoding NADH-quinone oxidoreductase subunit NuoB, translating to MLRLLLARLQQGHRTISFPRREPTLPDRFRGLPTIDQAKCREGCQRCVEVCPTDAIAADEHGWRIDLGSCLFCTECRDACPDGAIQYTAEYRLAQRTRGDLVHTGQTVKLAQALGEESRRLFGRSLKLRQVSAGGCNACESDVNVLNTVVFDLGRFGIQFVASPRHADGLLVTGPVTENMRLALKKTYDAVPAPKIVIAVGACAISGGPYRDHPEVHNGTDSVVPVDLYVPGCPPHPVTILDGLLRLLGRLGSDRA from the coding sequence GTGTTGAGACTTCTCTTGGCGCGCCTGCAACAGGGGCATCGCACGATTTCGTTCCCGCGCCGGGAACCCACCCTGCCGGACCGCTTTCGCGGCCTCCCCACAATTGATCAGGCGAAATGCCGCGAGGGATGCCAACGGTGCGTTGAGGTGTGTCCGACAGATGCGATTGCGGCGGACGAGCACGGCTGGCGAATCGATCTCGGCAGCTGCCTGTTCTGCACGGAGTGCCGTGACGCGTGCCCCGACGGGGCCATACAATACACCGCGGAATACCGGCTGGCGCAACGGACGCGCGGTGACCTGGTGCACACCGGACAGACGGTCAAGCTGGCGCAAGCGCTTGGTGAGGAGAGCCGGCGTCTATTTGGCCGCTCCCTCAAGCTCCGTCAAGTGAGTGCTGGCGGGTGCAACGCCTGCGAGTCGGATGTCAACGTGCTGAACACGGTGGTCTTCGACCTGGGCCGGTTCGGCATCCAGTTCGTGGCGTCGCCGCGCCACGCCGATGGGTTGCTGGTGACGGGACCGGTCACGGAGAACATGCGGCTGGCGCTGAAGAAGACCTATGATGCCGTGCCGGCACCGAAGATCGTCATCGCGGTGGGCGCCTGCGCCATCTCCGGAGGCCCGTACCGCGATCACCCGGAAGTGCACAACGGTACGGACAGCGTGGTGCCGGTCGATCTCTATGTTCCCGGCTGCCCGCCGCACCCGGTGACCATCCTGGATGGTCTCTTGCGGCTGCTGGGAAGGCTTGGGAGCGACCGCGCGTAG
- a CDS encoding NADH-quinone oxidoreductase subunit C — MSSNALCSVRNGEAVELSAVPRLSVAAFREAVVEGVTAGGRIAALFGCPIATGVQLVAVLAHSDTGALSLGTADVGASYPALTPECPQAHWFEREVAEQFGVRPEGHPWLKPIRFHLPYGADFRVASPAENVETVPGVTDFFSVWGEEVHEVAVGPVHAGVIEPGHFRFQCHGERVLHLEISLGYQHRGVEPALIGGPDKRTIHYMETLAGDTSIGHATAYCEALEALAGWRVPARAQVLRAIALELERLANHTGDLGGLAGDVGYLPTAAYCGRIRGDFLNLTALICGSRFGRGLIRPGGVAFDVDDDRMAQLSHRLETALTDVTSAVRLLWDTPSVAARFEQIGVVSRADCEALGLVGPVARACGVERDVRQEFPSGIFRFAHIPVSTWQSGDVMARAYVRWLELQRSVAFIRDQLATLDRGPTRVDGGPLAANRIVVSLVEGWRGEICHVAATDAHGRLARYKVVDPSFHNWMGLALALRDQQISDFPLCNKSFNLSYCGHDL; from the coding sequence ATGTCCAGCAACGCACTGTGCTCAGTTCGCAATGGGGAAGCGGTTGAACTCTCGGCAGTTCCACGACTCTCCGTTGCGGCATTCAGAGAGGCGGTCGTTGAGGGGGTCACGGCGGGCGGCCGCATCGCTGCCCTTTTTGGTTGTCCGATCGCCACAGGAGTCCAGCTGGTCGCGGTGTTGGCGCACAGCGACACCGGAGCGCTCTCGCTTGGCACCGCTGATGTCGGGGCGTCCTACCCAGCCTTGACGCCGGAGTGCCCGCAGGCGCACTGGTTCGAGCGCGAGGTCGCTGAGCAATTCGGGGTGCGACCGGAGGGCCATCCGTGGCTCAAGCCGATTCGCTTTCACCTGCCGTACGGTGCCGATTTTCGGGTCGCGTCGCCGGCTGAGAACGTGGAGACCGTTCCAGGGGTGACCGACTTTTTCAGCGTGTGGGGCGAGGAGGTGCACGAGGTGGCGGTGGGCCCCGTCCACGCAGGTGTCATCGAACCCGGCCATTTCCGCTTCCAGTGCCACGGCGAACGCGTGCTTCACCTGGAAATCTCGCTGGGCTACCAGCACCGTGGCGTCGAGCCCGCGCTGATCGGCGGGCCCGACAAGCGGACAATTCATTATATGGAGACGCTCGCCGGCGACACCTCGATCGGCCACGCCACCGCGTACTGCGAGGCGTTGGAGGCGCTCGCAGGGTGGCGCGTGCCGGCGCGTGCCCAGGTACTGCGCGCCATCGCCCTCGAGCTGGAGCGGCTCGCCAATCATACGGGCGATCTCGGCGGGCTCGCGGGCGATGTCGGTTATCTGCCCACGGCGGCCTACTGCGGCCGCATCCGTGGTGACTTTCTGAATCTGACCGCCCTCATCTGCGGCAGCCGCTTTGGTCGCGGTCTCATTCGCCCGGGTGGCGTTGCCTTTGACGTGGACGACGACCGCATGGCGCAACTGTCACACCGCCTGGAGACGGCCTTGACGGACGTGACCAGCGCGGTCCGTCTGTTGTGGGACACGCCATCCGTCGCAGCGCGGTTCGAACAAATCGGGGTGGTCTCACGCGCGGACTGCGAGGCGCTCGGGTTGGTCGGCCCGGTGGCGCGCGCATGTGGTGTCGAGCGGGACGTGCGGCAGGAGTTCCCATCCGGCATCTTCCGCTTCGCCCATATCCCCGTCTCCACGTGGCAGAGTGGGGACGTCATGGCGCGCGCCTACGTCCGCTGGCTCGAGCTGCAGCGCTCGGTGGCCTTCATCCGCGATCAGCTCGCCACCCTGGACCGCGGACCGACGCGAGTCGACGGCGGGCCGCTGGCCGCCAACCGGATCGTGGTCTCGCTTGTCGAGGGCTGGCGGGGCGAGATCTGTCACGTCGCGGCGACCGACGCGCACGGGCGCTTGGCGCGCTACAAGGTGGTCGATCCATCGTTTCACAACTGGATGGGATTGGCGCTGGCACTGCGCGATCAGCAAATCTCGGACTTCCCGCTCTGCAATAAGAGTTTCAACCTCTCGTACTGCGGACATGATCTGTAA
- a CDS encoding proton-conducting transporter membrane subunit translates to MLLALLLLPTLAAVGAYFMKHDAQRRTLLILTAVVHAAVVATTWQLPPTSLLGGWLRLDALGQLFLSITSALFLAAAIYSVGYLRRESQGVRRDFEENLVFANAPEATFTSCLLLFLAAMTLVTVSHRFGLLWVAIEATTLASAPLIYFHRHHRSLEATWKYLLICSVGIALALLGNFFLAVAASGQGDSQIPLVLSDLTRRASELHVPWLKAAFLLLLVGYGTKMGLAPLHTWLPDAHSEAPSVVSALLSGALLNCAFLGILRVQQVCVAAGQGAFGQDLLVGFGLLSMAVAAVFITGQSDYKRMLAYSSVEHMGVLALGVGIGGVATFGAMLHAVNHSLTKAMLFLVAGNILAAYHSKSTTDVRGVLRVLPVSGVLWVVGFLAITGSPPFGPFLSELTILKGALDQGRSALAVAYLALLAVIFVGMASAVLRMAQGRPVGEPQRLPVREPALAIVPPAILALLVLFLGLYIPGILRHTIVEAARALG, encoded by the coding sequence ATGCTGTTGGCTCTGCTCCTGCTGCCGACGCTGGCTGCGGTCGGTGCGTATTTCATGAAGCACGACGCCCAGCGTCGGACGCTGTTGATTCTCACCGCGGTGGTGCATGCGGCCGTAGTAGCGACGACGTGGCAGCTCCCGCCGACATCGCTCTTGGGCGGCTGGTTGCGTCTGGATGCGCTCGGGCAGTTGTTCCTGAGTATCACGAGCGCACTGTTTCTGGCCGCCGCGATCTACAGCGTCGGCTACTTGCGGCGCGAAAGCCAGGGCGTGCGCAGAGACTTCGAGGAAAACCTCGTCTTCGCCAACGCACCCGAAGCCACGTTCACCAGTTGCCTGCTGCTTTTTCTCGCTGCCATGACGCTGGTGACCGTCAGCCACCGTTTCGGCCTGCTCTGGGTGGCCATCGAGGCAACCACGCTGGCGAGCGCGCCGCTGATCTACTTTCATCGCCATCACCGCTCGCTCGAAGCCACTTGGAAGTACCTGCTGATCTGCTCGGTCGGCATCGCCCTGGCGCTGCTCGGCAACTTCTTTCTCGCCGTTGCGGCTTCCGGTCAGGGCGACAGCCAGATCCCACTGGTCCTGAGCGATCTGACACGGCGCGCCAGTGAACTGCATGTGCCGTGGTTGAAGGCCGCGTTCCTCCTGTTGCTGGTGGGGTACGGCACCAAGATGGGGTTGGCGCCGCTGCACACGTGGCTGCCCGATGCACACAGCGAAGCCCCGTCGGTGGTCTCGGCATTGCTCTCCGGCGCCCTGCTGAACTGCGCCTTCCTGGGCATCCTGCGGGTGCAACAGGTCTGTGTGGCCGCGGGCCAGGGCGCCTTCGGCCAGGACCTGCTCGTGGGCTTTGGCCTGCTCTCCATGGCGGTTGCCGCCGTCTTCATTACGGGCCAGTCCGATTACAAGCGCATGCTCGCGTACTCGAGCGTCGAGCACATGGGCGTCCTGGCGTTGGGAGTCGGGATCGGTGGGGTGGCAACGTTCGGGGCGATGCTGCACGCGGTAAACCACTCGCTCACCAAAGCCATGCTGTTTCTGGTCGCCGGCAACATTCTGGCGGCATATCACTCGAAGTCGACCACCGACGTCCGCGGCGTGCTGCGCGTGCTGCCGGTCTCCGGAGTGCTGTGGGTAGTGGGTTTCTTGGCGATCACCGGCTCGCCGCCGTTCGGCCCATTCTTGAGTGAGTTGACCATCCTGAAGGGGGCTCTGGACCAGGGCCGGAGCGCGCTGGCGGTGGCGTACCTCGCACTCTTGGCTGTCATCTTCGTGGGCATGGCAAGCGCGGTGCTCCGCATGGCGCAAGGCCGGCCGGTGGGCGAGCCCCAACGGCTGCCGGTGCGCGAGCCCGCATTGGCCATCGTGCCACCCGCAATTCTTGCGCTGTTGGTTCTCTTCCTGGGGCTCTATATTCCCGGGATCCTGCGCCACACCATTGTGGAAGCAGCCCGGGCGCTCGGATAA